Proteins from a genomic interval of Schistocerca serialis cubense isolate TAMUIC-IGC-003099 chromosome 11, iqSchSeri2.2, whole genome shotgun sequence:
- the LOC126426858 gene encoding transmembrane protein 216-like has product MATFAEKMSTFVTRANMFFTKTDMCVIFFEPLLPYQILLHWNSYFMAFFVVCEIGTTALKILSLPCPPDYLYTNLLVIVFLTITETGRLYMAMKGNLGEDDFKSVICSLFLCPFSVLGTVYLLTWQVYVLRLDFIICVMALSMQSLGALCGLYTLWIMYRDAFCWY; this is encoded by the coding sequence ATGGCAACATTCGCCGAAAAAATGAGTACTTTCGTAACAAGAGCTAATATGTTCTTCACGAAGACCGACATGTGTGTAATATTTTTCGAACCTCTCCTTCCATATCAAATACTTCTGCACTGGAATTCATACTTTATGGCTTTCTTTGTAGTGTGCGAAATAGGAACGACGGCGCTAAAAATTCTTTCCCTCCCGTGCCCACCAGATTATCTTTACACAAACTTGTTAGTTATAGTGTTTTTGACTATTACCGAAACAGGGAGGCTGTACATGGCAATGAAAGGAAATCTAGGGGAAGATGATTTTAAGTCAGTTATTTGTTCGTTATTTTTGTGTCCATTTTCTGTTCTTGGAACAGTTTATTTGTTAACATGGCAAGTTTATGTTTTGAGACTAGATTTTATAATATGCGTCATGGCACTTTCAATGCAATCTCTTGGAGCTTTGTGTGGTTTGTATACGCTTTGGATAATGTACAGAGACGCTTTCTGCTGGTACTGA